The Solanum lycopersicum chromosome 9, SLM_r2.1 genome window below encodes:
- the LOC101252716 gene encoding uncharacterized protein — MYADRVEAVTKRSIRDRLNGNTADDFARRRQVTGKRHREEDDKWEHDLYERHELPGSSQRIGAKDLRLKLQKKSVQQATQSVKGSVSGGVRDLREKLSGTVYSQKVETDPPKAKLKVAPEISKHVRRSSTAEAPAMETKKIASTVSKKKSQQKAESVDNFLQSLGLEKYAITFQAEEVDMAALVHMTDEDLKAIGIPMGPRKKIILALETRI, encoded by the exons ATGTACGCCGATCGGGTGGAGGCAGTGACAAAGAGGTCGATAAGGGATAGGCTTAACGGCAACACTGCTGATGATTTCGCTCGTCGTAGACAAGTTACCGGCAAGAG GCACAGAGAAGAAGATGACAAATGGGAGCATGATCTTTACGAGCGTCATGAGCTTCCAGGATCAA GCCAGAGAATCGGTGCTAAGGATCTTCGTCTGAAACTACAAAAGAAAAGTGTCCAACAAGCTACTCAAAGTGTTAAAGGTTCTGTCTCTGGAGGTGTCCGGGATCTGCGTGAAAAGCTTTCTGGTACTGTATACTCACAAAAAGTGGAAACTGATCCCCCCAAAGCAAAGCTGAAGGTGGCTCCTGAAATAAGCAAACATGTCAGGAGAAGTAGCACAGCTGAAGCTCCTGCCATggagacaaaaaaaattgcCAGCACAGTTTCAAAGAAGAAGTCCCAGCAAAAG GCGGAATCAGTGGATAATTTTCTACAGTCATTGGGTCTTGAGAAGTATGCAATTACATTTCAAGCTGAAGAA GTTGATATGGCTGCTCTTGTGCACATGACAGATGAAGATCTAAAAGCTATAGGAATACCAATG GGTCCAAGGAAGAAGATAATATTAGCACTGGAGACTAGAATCTGA
- the LOC101260080 gene encoding uncharacterized protein, with translation MDASEINRSLVSELEAMGFSEAQATKALCSSGNSSLEAAVNWIVDHEDEANNDEMPMVSVDIIETPTPTFDSEQAKLKAQELRERARKRREEEEKKLDKEREKERIRAGKERLATKRMAEENERKRFEAQRKTEKEEERRARERIRQKLQQDMADRRARLGSSFNSGTSSKFIKTSEPETKNPLKVDSAALSGNLITNKEVFMECLRSLRRQHKEEDVKVQRAFKTLLVYVRNIVSNPDEGKFRKIRLSNPAFQARVGIFKEGVQFLQLCGFERAEEGDLLVLRSNKVNMELLRSAGMVLHSAITNPFFGLLSK, from the exons ATGGATGCTTCCGAAATTAACAGAAGCTTGGTAAGTGAACTCGAAGCAATGGGATTTTCAGAGGCTCAAGCCACCAAGGCTCTTTGTTCTTCTG GTAACTCAAGCCTTGAGGCTGCAGTAAATTGGATTGTGGATCATGAGGATGAGGCAAACAATGATGAGATGCCCATG GTTTCAGTCGACATTATTGAAACTCCTACTCCTACTTTTGATTCGgaacaagcaaagttgaaagCACAAGAGCTGAG GGAGAGAGCACGCAAGAGGAGAGAGGAGGAAGAGAAAAAACTGGACAAGGAAAGGGAGAAG GAAAGGATACGTGCAGGCAAAGAACGGCTTGCAACAAAACGGATGGCAGAGGAAAATGAGAGGAAGCG TTTTGAAGCACAGAGGAAGACCGAAAAAGAGGAGGAGAGAAGGGCAAGGGAAAGAATTCGTCAAAAGCTTCAGCAGGACATG GCAGACAGGAGGGCTAGACTAGGTTCGTCTTTCAATAGCGGTACATcttcaaaattcattaaaacCTCGGAGCCAGAGACAAAG AATCCTTTGAAAGTTGATTCTGCCGCGTTATCTGGTAACTTAATTACGAACAAAGAGGTTTTCATGGAATGCTTAAGATCTCTCAGGCGTCAGCACAAG GAGGAGGATGTGAAAGTGCAACGGGCCTTCAAAACTCTGTTAGTTTATGTGAGGAACATAGTTAGCAATCCCGATGAAGGGAAGTTTAGGAAGATCCGGCTTAGTAATCCAGCTTTCCAG GCTAGAGTTGGAATTTTCAAAGAAGGCGTGCAGTTTCTACAACTCTGTGGGTTTGAAAGAGCTGAGGAAGGTGATTTGTTGGTCTTGCGCAGCAACAAGGTCAATATGGAGCTACTGAGATCAGCTGGCATGGTTTTGCACTCTGCCATTACAAATCCCTTCTTTGGGCTACTCTCAAAGTAA